The following nucleotide sequence is from Vibrio fluvialis.
CTCACCCCGGCCAAAAGGGAGTGCTCCGTCAACGGTCCAGATCTCACTGCCTGAAACGACGCACCAATAAGCGGATTTTGTGTCACTGTTTTTTAACATGCCAACTCCTGTTTGCTTGCAGTTCGTTCATTTTACTGGCAATCTAAATTCATACCAGAGTTTGTACAGATTTGATTTTAAATCTATAAATTCTAGTAAGGACAATGAGTTGTGCTGTACCACTACAACAGACGTGCAAAGGAAAGATCATCGTTGAATGATCGGATCATGAGGGCATGGTCATGCTAAAAAAATTCAAAAGAACGCAAGAACAATGGGGTGGCTCGAGTGATGTTATTGATCATTGGCTGGATAAGCGCCAGCATCTGATCGTTGAATACTGTAAACTCGCTGCGCTGCAACCCTGCGCAACCAAAGCCGCTGTCACCGAACTCCCTTCCCCGAAAGAGCTACAGTATTTCTGTCAGGAGCTCGTCGATTACATCTCTGAAGGTCATTTTAAAATCTATGACATGGTCATGAACAAATGGCATGCCACTGGCTTTCAGGCAACGGATGAAATTAACCGGGCATACGCACAGATCATCGAAACGACCGATCCGCTACTGAACTTCACTGATCAGTATGCTGCGATTCACGAAGAGGATGATCTGGAGACACTGGATGACGATTTGTCGCAAGTCGGCGAGCTGCTGGAGTCACGCTTTGAAACCGAAGATGGTCTGATTCAACTGATCGCAGACAGCCTCGCGATTCCGCCGGGCGCTTAACGTAGTAGACTGAGTCGCCGTCAACGAAAACCACCAGCGCAAATAGCAGGCAATAAAAAAGGCACCCTAAGGTGCCTTTTTGCTATCAGAACGATTACTCGTCAGCTGAGAAGCCTGCGTTTAGCAGAGCTGCCAGGTTGTCAGTAGCCTGTTCCGCAGAAGGACCATCTTTCTGAGCTTCACGCTTAGATTGACGATCTTGGTGGTACGCAAAACCAGTACCAGCCGGGATCAGACGACCCACGATAACGTTCTCTTTCAGACCACGTAGGTCATCACGCTTACCAGAAACCGCTGCTTCAGTCAGTACGCGAGTCGTTTCTTGGAACGATGCGGCTGAGATGAACGATTCTGTTGCCAGAGACGCTTTCGTAATACCCAGTAGTTCACGCTCAAAACGTGCTGGTTCTTTACCTTCTGCTTCCAGATTACGGTTCGCAATCTTCACTTGTGAGTATTCTACTTGCTCACCTGGCAGGAACTCAGAGTCACCTGCATGAGTAATAGTACACTTACGTAGCATCTGACGAACGATAGTCTCAATGTGCTTATCGTTAATCTTAACGCCTTGCAGACGGTAAACTTCCTGAACTTCGTTCGCGATGTAAGTCGTTACAGCATGGATACCACGTAGGCGCAGAATGTCATGTGGAGATTCTGGACCATCTGCGATTACATCACCACGTTCGATGCGCTCACCTTCAAACACGTTCAGCTGACGGTGCTTAGGAATCATCTCTTCGTAAGTTTCACCGCTGTCGCGAGTGATGATCAGACGACGCTTACCTTTGGTCTCTTTACCGAAGCTTACAGTACCTGTGTACTCAGCAAGAATCGCAGGCTCTTTAGGCTTACGTGCTTCGAACAGGTCTGCTACGCGTGGTAGACCACCGGTGATGTCCTTGTTACCGCCAGATTTCTGAGGAATACGAGCCAGTGTGTCACCCACATTCACTTCAGCGCCATCGTCGATGTTCACGATCGCTTTACCAGGCAGGAAGTACTGTGCTGGCATATCAGTACCAGGGATCAGTACGTCATTACCTTTCTCATCCACAAGTTTGATAGCTGGACGCATATCTTTACCTGCTGCTGGACGAGCCGCTGCATCTGTTACTTCACTTGAAGACAGACCAGTCAGGTCATCAGTCTGGCGAGAAACGGTAACGCCATCGATCATGTCAACGAACTGGATGCGACCTGCTACTTCAGTGATGATTGGCATGGTGTGCGCTTCCCAGTTAGCTACGGTTTCGCCCGCATCTACTGCATCGTTGTCTGCTTTGCTCAGCAAAGAGCCGTATGGCAGTTTGTGTTTCTCTTTGGTACGGCCAAATTCGTCAATGATGGTCAGTTCAGAAGCACGAGAAGTGATTACCAGTTTGCCATCTTTGTTGATTACGAATTTCGCGTTGTGCAGTTTAACAGAACCCTTGTTCTTCGCTTGGATGCTGTTTTCTGCTGCTGCTGTTGATGCCGCACCACCGATGTGGAACGTACGCATCGTCAGCTGTGTACCAGGTTCACCGATTGACTGAGCCGCGATAACACCCACAGCTTCACCTTGGTTAACCAGATGACCACGAGCCAGGTCACGACCGTAACACAGTGCACAACAACCGAAGTCTGCGTCACAGGTTACCACTGAACGTACTTTAATACGGTCAACAGAGTTGTCGTTTAGAATCTGACACCATTTCTCATCCAGAAGCGTGTTACGAGGAACAAGCACTTCTTCTGTACCTGGTTTCAGAATGTCTTCAGCAACCACACGACCCAGAGCAAGCTCAGTCAGTGGAACTTTAACGTCACCACCCTCGATGTGAGGCATCATGTCTACACCCTCTTGGGTGCCACAGTCGTGCTCATAAACGACAACGTCTTGAGCAACGTCTACTAGACGACGTGTTAGGTAACCTGAGTTCGCTGTCTTCAGTGCCGTATCCGCCAGACCCTTACGAGCACCGTGCGTTGAGATAAAGTACTGTAGTACGTTCAGACCTTCTTTAAAGTTCGCAGTGATTGGCGTCTCGATGATCGAACCATCTGGACGAGCCATCAGACCACGCATACCAGCAAGCTGACGAATCTGAGCTGCGGAACCACGAGCACCTGAGTCAGCCATCATGTAGATGCTGTTGAACGACTCTTGTTTCTCTTCTTCGCCGTCACGGTTAATCACCATTTCAGACGACAGGTTCTCCATCATCGCTTTCGCTACGCGATCGTTGGTTGATGCCCAAATATCGATCACTTTGTTATAGCGTTCACCGGCAGTTACCAGACCAGACTGGAACTGTTCCTGGATTTCACGTACTTCTTCTTCCGCTTCGGAGATTTCAGTGTATTTCGCAGGTGGTACAACCATATCGTCGATACCAACAGAAACACCTGACAGTGCCGCGTAAGCGAAACCGGTGTACATGATTTGGTCAGCGAAGATAACGGTGTCTTTCAGACCCAGTTTGCGGTACGCCTCGTTCAGCAGGTTAGAAATTTGTTTCTTACCTAGCTTCTGGTTCACGATGCTGAATGGCAGACCTTTCGGTACGATTTGCCACAGCATTGCACGACCAACAGTGGTATCCACCATCTTGGTCTCAGTTGTGCGATTACCGTCTTCATCAACCACTGTTTCAGTGATACGAACTTTAACGCGTGCGTGCAGTGCCGCAGTCTTAGTGCGGTAAGCCTTCTCAGCCTCAGCTGGGCCGGCCAGGTACATACCTTCACCTTTCGCGTTGATCTTCTCACGAGTCATGTAGTACAGACCCAATACAACGTCCTGAGAAGGTACGATGATCGGATCACCTGACGCTGGCGACAGAATGTTGTTTGTCGACATCATCAGAGTACGAGCTTCTAGCTGTGCTTCCAGAGTCAGAGGCACGTGTACCGCCATTTGGTCACCATCGAAGTCCGCGTTGTACGCCGCACACACAAGTGGGTGTAGCTGAATCGCTTTACCTTCGATCAGTACAGGTTCAAACGCCTGAATACCTAGACGGTGAAGAGTTGGTGCACGGTTAAGTAGCACTGGGTGTTCACGGATAACTTCATCCAAGATATCCCATACAACTGCTTCTTCACGCTCTACCATTTTCTTCGCAGCTTTGATCGTCGTCGCCAGGCCACGAGTTTCCAGCTTGCTGTAGATGAATGGTTTGAACAGCTCAAGTGCCATCTTCTTAGGAAGACCACACTGGTGCAGACGCAGGTAAGGACCAACTGTGATTACAGAACGGCCTGAGTAGTCTACACGTTTACCTAGCAGGTTCTGACGGAAACGACCTTGTTTACCCTTGATCATATCAGCAAGAGATTTCAGAGGACGCTTGTTCGAACCTGTGATCGCGCGACCGCGACGACCGTTATCCAGAAGCGCATCAACAGACTCTTGTAGCATACGTTTTTCGTTGCGTACGATGATGTCCGGAGCAGCAAGCTCTAGAAGGCGTTTCAGACGGTTGTTACGGTTAATCACACGACGGTATAGATCGTTCAGATCTGAAGTCGCAAAGCGACCGCCATCTAGTGGTACCAGAGGACGTAGATCTGGCGGAAGTACCGGAAGTACAGTCAGAATCATCCACTCAGGTTTGTTACCTGATGCAACGAATGCTTCAACCAGTTTCAGGCGCTTCGTAACTTTCTTACGCTTAGTTTCTGAGTTAGTCGTATCCAGCTCTTCGCGCATCTGCTCAGCTTCAGCCAGCAGATCCATAGATGACAGCAGATCTTTGATCGCTTCTGCACCCATTTTCGCAGTGAACTCGTCGCCCCACTCTTCCAGGCGATCCAGATACTCTTCTTCAGTCAGCATCTGACCACGTTCCAGGTCAGTCATGCCTGGTTCAGTCACCACGTACATTTCGAAGTAAAGAACACGTTCGATGTCGCGCAGTGGCATATCCATCAACAGACCGATACGAGACGGCAGTGATTTTAGGAACCAGATGTGAGCAACTGGAGAAGCCAGCTCGATGTGGCCCATACGGTCACGACGAACTTTAGTTTGCGTTACTTCAACGCCACACTTCTCACAGATAACACCACGGTGTTTCAGACGCTTATATTTGCCACAAAGACATTCGTAGTCTTTTACCGGGCCAAAAATACGCGCACAGAAAAGACCATCGCGTTCAGGTTTGAACGTACGATAGTTGATGGTCTCAGGTTTTTTCACTTCACCAAATGACCATGAACGAATCATGTCAGGTGAAGACAGACCGATTTTGATTGCATCAAATTCTTCGGTCTTATGCTGTGCTTTTAGAAAGTTTAATAAGTCTTTCACAATCAGCTCCTGTAAGGAGTTAAAAGGAACTCGCCGCGTGAACTAGCGAGCTCCTTCCTACCAGAAAACCGGTTAGGCTCCCCGAATGGGGAACCTTAAGGTTTACTCTTCGTCTTCTAGCTCGATGTTGATACCCAGCGAGCGAATCTCTTTCAACAGTACGTTGAACGATTCTGGCATACCAGGTTCCATCGCGTGGTTTCCGTCAACGATGTTCTTATACATCTTCGTACGGCCGTTAACGTCATCCGACTTAACGGTTAGCATTTCTTGTAGGGTGTAAGCAGCACCGTATGCTTCCAGTGCCCATACTTCCATCTCACCGAAACGCTGACCACCGAACTGAGCTTTACCACCAAGTGGTTGCTGAGTTACTAGGCTGTAAGAACCTGTTGAACGAGCGTGCATCTTGTCATCAACCAAGTGGTTCAGTTTCAGCATGTACATGTAACCTACAGTTACCGGACGCTCAAACGCATCACCAGTACGGCCATCAAACAGAGTCAGCTGGCCAGATTCTGGCAGATCACCCAGTTTCAGTAGCTCTTTGATTGACGCTTCGTTCGCACCATCAAAGACTGGAGTCGCGATTGGCAGACCTGCGCGCAGGTTATTTGCCAGTGTACGTACTTCCTCATCAGACAGAGCCGCAATGTCGACTTGTTGACGAGTTTCGCCCAGATCGTAAACCTTCTGCAGGAACTCACGCAGCTTAGCCAGCTCTTGTTGTTCCTTGATCATCTGGTTGATCTTGTCGCCGATACCTTTCGCAGCCAGACCTAAGTGAACTTCTAGGATCTGACCGATGTTCATACGTGAAGGTACACCCAGTGGGTTCAGTACGATGTCGACCGGTTGGCCTTTCTCATCGTATGGCATGTCTTCAACAGGGTTGATCTTAGAGATTACACCCTTGTTACCATGACGACCCGCCATCTTATCACCCGGTTGGATGCGACGTTTCACTGCCAGGTACACTTTAACGATCTTCAGAACGCCAGGTGCAAGGTCATCACCTTGGGTGATCTTGCGACGCTTGGTTTCGAATTTCTTATCGAATTCCGCTTTCAGCTCGTCGTACTGCTCAGCCATTTGCTCTAGCTGAGTTTGCAGTTCGTCGTTTTCTAGCGTCTGTTCTAGCCATTTCTTA
It contains:
- a CDS encoding Rsd/AlgQ family anti-sigma factor — encoded protein: MVMLKKFKRTQEQWGGSSDVIDHWLDKRQHLIVEYCKLAALQPCATKAAVTELPSPKELQYFCQELVDYISEGHFKIYDMVMNKWHATGFQATDEINRAYAQIIETTDPLLNFTDQYAAIHEEDDLETLDDDLSQVGELLESRFETEDGLIQLIADSLAIPPGA
- the rpoC gene encoding DNA-directed RNA polymerase subunit beta', translated to MKDLLNFLKAQHKTEEFDAIKIGLSSPDMIRSWSFGEVKKPETINYRTFKPERDGLFCARIFGPVKDYECLCGKYKRLKHRGVICEKCGVEVTQTKVRRDRMGHIELASPVAHIWFLKSLPSRIGLLMDMPLRDIERVLYFEMYVVTEPGMTDLERGQMLTEEEYLDRLEEWGDEFTAKMGAEAIKDLLSSMDLLAEAEQMREELDTTNSETKRKKVTKRLKLVEAFVASGNKPEWMILTVLPVLPPDLRPLVPLDGGRFATSDLNDLYRRVINRNNRLKRLLELAAPDIIVRNEKRMLQESVDALLDNGRRGRAITGSNKRPLKSLADMIKGKQGRFRQNLLGKRVDYSGRSVITVGPYLRLHQCGLPKKMALELFKPFIYSKLETRGLATTIKAAKKMVEREEAVVWDILDEVIREHPVLLNRAPTLHRLGIQAFEPVLIEGKAIQLHPLVCAAYNADFDGDQMAVHVPLTLEAQLEARTLMMSTNNILSPASGDPIIVPSQDVVLGLYYMTREKINAKGEGMYLAGPAEAEKAYRTKTAALHARVKVRITETVVDEDGNRTTETKMVDTTVGRAMLWQIVPKGLPFSIVNQKLGKKQISNLLNEAYRKLGLKDTVIFADQIMYTGFAYAALSGVSVGIDDMVVPPAKYTEISEAEEEVREIQEQFQSGLVTAGERYNKVIDIWASTNDRVAKAMMENLSSEMVINRDGEEEKQESFNSIYMMADSGARGSAAQIRQLAGMRGLMARPDGSIIETPITANFKEGLNVLQYFISTHGARKGLADTALKTANSGYLTRRLVDVAQDVVVYEHDCGTQEGVDMMPHIEGGDVKVPLTELALGRVVAEDILKPGTEEVLVPRNTLLDEKWCQILNDNSVDRIKVRSVVTCDADFGCCALCYGRDLARGHLVNQGEAVGVIAAQSIGEPGTQLTMRTFHIGGAASTAAAENSIQAKNKGSVKLHNAKFVINKDGKLVITSRASELTIIDEFGRTKEKHKLPYGSLLSKADNDAVDAGETVANWEAHTMPIITEVAGRIQFVDMIDGVTVSRQTDDLTGLSSSEVTDAAARPAAGKDMRPAIKLVDEKGNDVLIPGTDMPAQYFLPGKAIVNIDDGAEVNVGDTLARIPQKSGGNKDITGGLPRVADLFEARKPKEPAILAEYTGTVSFGKETKGKRRLIITRDSGETYEEMIPKHRQLNVFEGERIERGDVIADGPESPHDILRLRGIHAVTTYIANEVQEVYRLQGVKINDKHIETIVRQMLRKCTITHAGDSEFLPGEQVEYSQVKIANRNLEAEGKEPARFERELLGITKASLATESFISAASFQETTRVLTEAAVSGKRDDLRGLKENVIVGRLIPAGTGFAYHQDRQSKREAQKDGPSAEQATDNLAALLNAGFSADE